In Phacochoerus africanus isolate WHEZ1 chromosome 2, ROS_Pafr_v1, whole genome shotgun sequence, one DNA window encodes the following:
- the LOC125120810 gene encoding sodium/potassium/calcium exchanger 2-like: MVLDGFQKSDPFVRFLCLVIQDGCSSSGQNVTIPGSRKEEGVMEDTTETGEDEEDQPLSLAWPSDPRKQVTFLIVFPIVFPLWITLPDVRKPSSRKFFPITFFGSITWIAVFSYLMVWWAHQVGETIGISEEIMGLTILAAGTSIPDLITSVIVARKGLGDMAVSSSVGSNIFDITVGLPLPWLLYTIIHRFQPVAVSSNGLFCAIVLLFIMLLFVILSIALCKWRMNKVLGFIMFGLYFVFLVVSVLLEDKILVCPVSV, from the exons ATGGTTCTTGATGGGTTTCAGAAGTCAGATCCTTTTGTACGTTTTCTCTGCCTCGTGATCCAAGATGGCTGTTCAAGCTCTGGCCAAAATGTCACCATCCCtggcagcaggaaggaggaaggagtgaTGGAGGAT ACCACAGAGACAGGTGAAGATGAAGAGGACCAGCCTCtcagcctggcctggccttctGATCCACGCAAACAAGTCACATTCCTAATTGTTTTCCCTATAGTGTTTCCTCTATGGATCACGTTACCTGATGTCCGCAAACCA TCATCAAGGAAGTTTTTTCCCATCACATTCTTTGGCTCCATCACCTGGATCGCAGTATTCTCTTACTTGATGGTCTGGTGGGCGCATCAG GTTGGAGAGACAATTGGCATTAGTGAAGAGATTATGGGTCTGACCATCTTGGCTGCTGGGACCTCCATCCCTGATCTGATCACCAGTGTCATAGTGGCCCGGAAGGGACTTGGGGACATGGCTGTATCCAGCTCTGTTGGAAGCAACATTTTTGACATCACTGTAGG GCTTCCGCTGCCCTGGCTGCTGTACACCATCATTCACAGATTCCAGCCTGTGGCCGTCAGCAGCAATGGCCTCTTCTGCGCCATCGTCCTCCTCTTCATCATGCTGCTCTTTGTCATCCTCTCCATCGCCCTCTGCAAGTGGCGGATGAACAAAGTGCTGGGCTTCATCATGTTCGGCCTCTACTTTGTGTTCCTTGTGGTCAGCGTCCTCCTGGAAGACAAAATTCTTGTGTGCCCTGTCTCCGTCTAG